Proteins encoded within one genomic window of Candidatus Berkiella cookevillensis:
- the dtd gene encoding D-aminoacyl-tRNA deacylase, which translates to MIALLQRVSMAEVWIEGKRFNRIEKGLLVFLGIDKNDAQNPLVKTEIARLADKILAYRIFVDEKDLMNLNVMQTSGELLIVSQFTLVADTHKGLRPSFSKAADPKEALPLYEYFIQYLSGQYSKVKTGVFGAKMEVGLVNDGPATFVLSSLSA; encoded by the coding sequence ATGATTGCTTTGTTACAGCGTGTGAGTATGGCTGAAGTATGGATTGAGGGTAAGCGTTTTAATCGTATCGAGAAAGGGCTGCTTGTTTTTTTAGGGATTGATAAAAATGATGCTCAAAACCCATTAGTAAAAACAGAAATAGCGCGTTTAGCAGATAAAATTTTAGCGTATCGTATTTTCGTTGATGAAAAAGATCTGATGAATTTGAATGTGATGCAAACTTCTGGTGAATTATTGATTGTGTCTCAATTCACTTTAGTGGCAGATACGCATAAAGGTTTGCGACCTTCATTTTCTAAGGCAGCAGATCCTAAAGAGGCCTTACCGCTATACGAGTATTTTATCCAGTATCTGAGTGGGCAATATTCTAAAGTTAAAACGGGTGTTTTTGGCGCAAAAATGGAGGTGGGGTTGGTAAATGATGGGCCAGCTACTTTTGTGTTGAGCAGTTTGTCTGCTTAA
- the gltX gene encoding glutamate--tRNA ligase, producing MTNKVTIRSRFTPSPTGLMHLGNLRTALFSYLFAKSQQAAGEKSAFLLRIEDTDAARSKDEYTQALINDLHWLGMDWEEGPKAGESTGEYFQSQRGEIYETYYQQLLKQGDAFWCYCTEAELSLQRKAQLQAGAAPRYAGTCRHLTESQIAKKQALGIKPALRFKVADAGEIRFNDLIQGPKLFNCADLGDFIIQKQDGSASFMFCNAVDDALMEVTHVLRGEDHLTNTPRQLIILQALGLKAPHYAHMALILGFDGKPLSKRNGSHSIRELRDGGYLQLAILNYLARLGHNITDNSYLSLDELGKAFALGNINKSAARYDEMQLNNWQKIAVEKADIATQIEWLEKNNVHVQQAEKLLDVVKGNISFPKDVEFWSQRLNNQDSLEYSQEAKGYLSKIDTKFWTCLKDYLKTDAISYSALIEALKKEGFNGKALFMPLRAIFTGETHGPELQKIFDFLGKDALIQRVELAQRKFMIRQQFMG from the coding sequence ATGACTAACAAAGTTACTATTCGTTCGCGCTTTACCCCAAGTCCAACAGGGCTTATGCATTTAGGAAATTTACGTACTGCACTCTTTAGTTACTTATTTGCTAAATCTCAACAGGCAGCAGGTGAGAAGAGTGCCTTTTTGCTAAGAATTGAGGACACAGATGCTGCGCGTTCTAAAGATGAATATACGCAAGCATTGATCAATGATTTACATTGGCTGGGTATGGATTGGGAAGAAGGTCCAAAGGCGGGTGAATCAACCGGCGAATATTTTCAATCTCAACGAGGTGAAATTTACGAAACTTATTATCAGCAGCTCCTCAAGCAGGGAGATGCTTTTTGGTGTTATTGCACAGAAGCTGAGTTGAGCTTACAGCGTAAGGCACAGTTGCAAGCAGGAGCTGCACCGCGATATGCCGGCACTTGTCGCCATTTAACAGAATCTCAAATTGCGAAAAAACAAGCATTGGGCATTAAGCCTGCTTTACGTTTTAAAGTTGCTGATGCAGGAGAGATTCGCTTCAATGACCTTATTCAAGGTCCTAAATTGTTCAATTGCGCCGATCTAGGTGATTTTATTATTCAGAAACAAGATGGCTCCGCTTCGTTCATGTTTTGTAATGCGGTTGACGATGCATTAATGGAAGTAACGCATGTCTTGCGTGGTGAAGATCACCTGACCAACACGCCAAGACAGTTGATTATTTTGCAAGCCTTGGGTTTGAAAGCGCCTCATTATGCCCATATGGCATTGATTTTAGGTTTTGATGGCAAGCCATTGTCTAAGCGAAATGGTTCTCATTCTATTAGAGAGCTGAGAGATGGTGGTTATTTGCAGTTGGCTATTTTAAATTATCTTGCGCGTTTAGGTCATAACATTACAGATAATAGCTATTTAAGCTTAGATGAGCTTGGTAAAGCCTTTGCTTTAGGCAATATCAATAAAAGTGCGGCTAGATATGATGAAATGCAATTAAACAATTGGCAAAAAATTGCAGTGGAAAAAGCAGATATAGCTACACAGATAGAATGGCTAGAAAAAAACAATGTTCATGTGCAACAAGCGGAGAAGCTTTTGGATGTTGTAAAAGGTAATATTAGTTTTCCTAAAGATGTGGAATTTTGGAGTCAAAGACTGAACAATCAGGATTCACTGGAATATTCTCAGGAAGCAAAAGGTTACTTGTCTAAAATAGATACTAAATTTTGGACTTGCCTTAAAGATTATTTAAAAACTGATGCAATTTCCTATTCAGCATTAATAGAGGCTTTGAAAAAAGAAGGCTTTAATGGCAAAGCACTTTTCATGCCATTGCGTGCAATTTTCACTGGTGAAACGCATGGCCCTGAATTGCAAAAAATATTTGATTTTCTTGGTAAAGATGCTTTGATCCAGCGTGTGGAATTGGCTCAGAGAAAATTTATGATTAGACAACAATTCATGGGCTAA
- a CDS encoding UDP-2,3-diacylglucosamine diphosphatase, which produces MTLSKNHTLFVSDVHLSENKPELTALFLKFINEKALFAQELYILGDLFDVWLGDDLIGNFEHEIATALETLANAGVKTYFLAGNRDFFVGEKFLKLAKITALKDPCEISIFGYSLLLTHGDLLCTDDKLYQRYRSFVQNPLSRKIFLRFPIQFRKLIARKLRSRSKQYQQRQPIAKLDVTEEGVQKILAQKQANVIIHGHVHRANTINHNVNGRVITRYVLGTWHHTGSYIVLDTQSVEIKVFQ; this is translated from the coding sequence TTGACGCTCAGTAAAAATCACACCCTCTTTGTTTCAGATGTTCACTTATCTGAAAATAAGCCTGAGCTTACAGCGCTTTTTCTTAAATTTATTAATGAAAAGGCACTATTTGCTCAGGAGTTATATATTTTAGGCGATCTCTTTGATGTATGGCTTGGCGATGATTTAATTGGTAATTTTGAACACGAGATTGCCACAGCCTTAGAGACATTAGCAAATGCAGGTGTTAAGACTTATTTTTTAGCAGGTAACCGAGATTTTTTTGTTGGTGAAAAATTTCTCAAGCTTGCCAAAATTACCGCGCTTAAAGATCCCTGCGAAATTTCCATATTCGGCTACTCTCTATTATTAACGCACGGCGATCTGCTATGCACGGATGATAAGCTTTATCAGCGTTATCGATCTTTTGTACAAAATCCACTTTCAAGAAAAATTTTTCTCCGCTTTCCAATACAATTTCGTAAATTAATTGCACGTAAATTACGTTCGCGCAGCAAACAATACCAACAGCGACAACCTATTGCAAAGTTAGATGTCACTGAAGAAGGTGTGCAAAAAATACTCGCGCAAAAACAAGCGAATGTAATCATTCATGGTCATGTTCATCGTGCAAATACCATTAACCATAATGTTAATGGTCGAGTAATCACTCGCTATGTACTGGGCACATGGCATCATACAGGTAGTTATATTGTGTTGGATACTCAATCAGTTGAAATAAAAGTCTTTCAATAA
- a CDS encoding DUF3579 domain-containing protein — protein sequence MTEDKKPKKIIIEGVTEEGKTFRPSDWAERVSGQLSTFKNHRIYYSPMLRPSYSKGNRCVVLDPALKDTNPELYKHILDFAIANKLKICGEEDGDEQEDNENNQKT from the coding sequence ATGACTGAAGACAAAAAACCCAAAAAAATTATTATTGAAGGTGTGACGGAAGAAGGTAAAACCTTTCGCCCTAGTGATTGGGCAGAACGCGTCAGTGGCCAATTATCCACCTTTAAAAACCACCGCATATACTATTCGCCTATGCTACGCCCTTCTTATAGTAAGGGAAATCGCTGCGTCGTATTAGATCCTGCCTTAAAAGACACGAATCCTGAACTTTATAAACATATTCTTGATTTTGCAATTGCAAATAAACTAAAAATCTGTGGGGAAGAAGACGGGGATGAACAAGAAGACAATGAAAACAATCAAAAAACTTAG
- a CDS encoding FMN-binding glutamate synthase family protein has protein sequence MLSELSSFIQITIDILSGIMVFLFLGAAITAIYMYIADKIQTEQAIRHNYPLIGRFRYFFEELGTFFRQYFFAFDREELPFNRADRSWVYRAAKNVDTTLAFGSTRSLTSVGTVLFANCTFPTLSTDAVEPGSATIGPFCRHPFTTKSFFNISAMSYGSISRPAILALSNGAHTAGCWLNTGEGGLSPYHLEGGCDIVFQIGTAKYGARELDGSLSDTKLKELSNIPQIRMFELKLSQGAKPGKGGILPAKKVNPEIASIRGIPVWHDSISPNRHTDINSNQDLLKILDHIREVTGKPVGFKLVIGNQEWIEEFCLDIIEFGIEKAPDFITIDSADGGSGAAPQPLMDYVGLVIRESLPIVTDALIKHNLKERIKIIASGKLITPSDVAWALATGADFVQTARGFMFALGCIQALQCNKDTCPTGVTTHNKRLQKGLDPLKKAVRVANYHMNMTHDVGMIAHSCGVAEPRMLTREHVRIVNEKGISIPYTEYLKENKL, from the coding sequence ATGTTGAGTGAATTGTCTAGTTTCATTCAGATAACCATAGATATTCTTTCTGGGATAATGGTGTTTCTTTTTCTAGGTGCTGCCATCACAGCAATATACATGTATATTGCTGATAAAATTCAAACTGAACAAGCCATTCGTCATAATTATCCACTGATTGGCAGATTTCGCTATTTTTTTGAAGAATTAGGCACTTTTTTTAGACAATATTTTTTCGCCTTTGATAGAGAAGAATTACCCTTCAATCGAGCCGATCGCAGCTGGGTTTATCGCGCAGCCAAAAATGTTGACACAACGCTCGCTTTTGGCTCAACACGCTCGCTCACCAGCGTTGGCACGGTACTCTTTGCAAACTGTACGTTTCCAACGCTCTCTACAGACGCGGTAGAACCCGGATCCGCAACAATTGGCCCCTTCTGCCGACACCCTTTCACAACAAAATCTTTCTTTAATATTTCTGCGATGAGCTATGGATCCATTTCTAGGCCTGCTATCTTAGCCCTCTCAAATGGCGCCCATACCGCAGGTTGTTGGTTAAATACGGGTGAAGGTGGTCTGTCCCCCTATCACCTGGAAGGCGGCTGCGATATTGTTTTTCAAATTGGTACTGCAAAATACGGTGCTCGAGAACTTGATGGTTCTTTATCCGACACCAAGTTAAAAGAACTCTCTAATATTCCACAAATTAGAATGTTTGAGTTAAAGCTATCGCAAGGTGCAAAACCTGGCAAAGGCGGAATTTTACCGGCTAAAAAAGTAAATCCAGAAATCGCCAGCATCCGAGGTATTCCTGTATGGCATGACTCCATTAGCCCCAATAGACATACTGACATTAACAGCAATCAAGACTTATTAAAAATTCTTGATCACATTAGAGAAGTGACGGGCAAACCTGTTGGCTTTAAATTGGTCATTGGTAATCAAGAATGGATTGAAGAATTCTGTCTCGATATTATTGAGTTTGGCATTGAAAAAGCCCCAGATTTTATAACAATTGACAGTGCAGATGGTGGCTCGGGTGCAGCGCCACAACCTCTTATGGATTATGTGGGTTTAGTAATCAGAGAAAGCTTGCCTATCGTGACAGATGCATTAATCAAGCATAATTTAAAGGAAAGAATAAAAATCATTGCTTCTGGCAAGCTGATTACGCCTTCAGATGTTGCTTGGGCACTGGCTACTGGTGCAGACTTTGTTCAAACAGCAAGAGGGTTTATGTTTGCTCTGGGCTGCATTCAAGCATTACAATGCAATAAAGATACCTGCCCAACAGGCGTCACTACTCATAATAAACGCTTACAAAAAGGCTTAGATCCTCTCAAAAAAGCAGTACGTGTTGCAAATTACCACATGAATATGACACATGACGTTGGTATGATTGCACATAGCTGTGGTGTTGCTGAACCCAGAATGCTCACACGTGAACATGTGAGGATCGTAAATGAAAAAGGCATATCTATACCTTACACTGAGTATTTAAAAGAAAATAAGCTTTAG
- a CDS encoding ferritin-like domain-containing protein — MNLNSLFDRANHVLALQDPEEKIYCIRELYNAFLFEQITFQRSHSFCINEVGFPSNLSWVNPNALKARRVGSSQGRASMIHAVCHIEFNAINLALDALCRFETMPEQYYVDWLGVAAEEAYHFHLLNQHLANMGYAYGDFSVHDGLWQMAIDTSYDVLARMACVPRLLEARGLDVAPFMAEKLEKSGDKIGASILKIIFHDEKNHVQIGNHWYHFLCKERQLDALQTFKVLVQKHAADYLRGPYNIAARMQAGFFADELDYIEGYRFESL; from the coding sequence ATGAATCTGAACTCTTTATTTGACAGAGCAAATCATGTTCTTGCTTTGCAAGATCCTGAAGAAAAAATATACTGCATTCGAGAATTATATAATGCATTTCTCTTCGAGCAGATCACTTTTCAGCGATCACATTCTTTTTGTATAAATGAGGTTGGTTTTCCGTCTAATTTAAGCTGGGTAAACCCCAACGCACTCAAAGCAAGACGTGTCGGGAGTTCGCAAGGACGTGCTTCTATGATTCATGCAGTTTGTCATATTGAGTTTAATGCCATTAATTTAGCATTAGATGCTTTATGCAGATTTGAAACTATGCCTGAGCAATATTATGTTGATTGGTTAGGTGTTGCTGCAGAAGAAGCTTATCATTTTCATTTATTGAATCAACATTTAGCAAATATGGGATATGCTTACGGTGATTTTTCTGTGCATGATGGTCTATGGCAAATGGCAATTGATACATCTTATGATGTATTGGCACGTATGGCTTGTGTGCCACGATTATTAGAGGCACGTGGTTTAGATGTCGCACCTTTTATGGCAGAGAAACTTGAAAAATCAGGTGATAAAATTGGCGCATCTATTTTGAAAATTATTTTTCATGATGAAAAAAATCATGTCCAGATTGGAAATCATTGGTATCATTTTTTGTGCAAAGAAAGACAGCTTGATGCCTTGCAAACATTTAAAGTATTAGTGCAAAAACATGCAGCTGATTATTTAAGAGGACCATACAATATCGCGGCAAGAATGCAAGCTGGTTTTTTTGCAGATGAGCTTGATTATATTGAGGGTTATCGTTTTGAATCATTATAA
- the cysS gene encoding cysteine--tRNA ligase, translating to MLQIYNTFTQKKEEFKAIHPGKIHLYVCGITVYDYCHIGHARVFVSFDVITRFLRASGWDVTYVRNITDIDDKIIKRGLENNESITELTERFIQYMQEDEAKLNVIRPNQEPRATHYMDKIISMVQAIQDNGLAYQAENGDVYFAVQKYKSYGELSHKNIDELMVGARVDVQEAKRSPLDFVLWKKSKANEPSWASPWGEGRPGWHIECSAMSTDCLGDHFDIHGGGADLVFPHHENERAQSESATHKTFVNHWMHVGFVQVSKEKMSKSLGNFFTIREVLAQYDAEVVRYFLISSHYRSPVNYSVENLDQAKQSIGRLYTALKGLDLNKTSPAKDNPWKEKFFQAMNDDFNTPQALAVMFDLANKINIAKTEKDMVAANELANILLSLGEILGILDKDVELFFKGDNQENDAIELLIAERIQARAEKNWAKADQIRTQLTEMGIAIEDSEKGSTWRKL from the coding sequence ATGCTACAAATTTATAATACCTTCACACAAAAAAAAGAAGAGTTTAAAGCTATTCATCCAGGAAAAATTCACTTATATGTGTGTGGGATTACTGTTTATGATTATTGCCACATTGGGCATGCCAGAGTATTTGTTTCTTTTGATGTGATAACACGCTTTTTAAGAGCAAGTGGTTGGGACGTAACTTATGTTCGAAACATCACAGATATCGATGATAAGATCATTAAACGCGGACTTGAAAATAATGAATCCATCACAGAACTGACGGAAAGATTCATTCAATACATGCAGGAAGATGAAGCAAAATTGAATGTAATTCGCCCTAATCAAGAGCCTAGAGCCACCCATTATATGGATAAAATTATCAGTATGGTTCAAGCCATTCAAGACAATGGACTTGCTTATCAGGCAGAGAATGGCGATGTTTATTTTGCTGTACAAAAATATAAATCCTATGGTGAGCTTTCGCATAAAAATATTGACGAATTAATGGTGGGTGCACGTGTTGATGTGCAAGAAGCAAAGCGATCACCGTTGGACTTTGTATTGTGGAAAAAATCAAAAGCCAATGAGCCAAGTTGGGCTTCACCTTGGGGAGAGGGGCGACCTGGTTGGCATATTGAGTGCTCTGCCATGTCAACGGATTGCTTGGGGGATCACTTTGATATCCATGGCGGTGGTGCTGATTTGGTTTTCCCTCATCATGAAAATGAACGGGCACAATCTGAATCAGCCACACACAAAACCTTTGTTAATCATTGGATGCATGTTGGTTTTGTACAAGTTTCTAAAGAGAAAATGTCAAAGTCTTTAGGCAATTTTTTCACCATTCGTGAAGTATTAGCTCAGTATGATGCAGAGGTTGTTCGATATTTTCTCATTTCAAGCCATTACAGAAGCCCTGTTAACTATTCTGTTGAAAATTTGGATCAAGCGAAACAATCAATAGGACGCTTATACACGGCCTTGAAAGGCTTAGATCTTAATAAAACTTCTCCTGCGAAAGATAATCCTTGGAAAGAAAAATTCTTTCAAGCAATGAATGATGACTTTAATACACCACAAGCTTTAGCTGTGATGTTTGATTTGGCAAATAAGATTAATATTGCTAAAACAGAAAAAGATATGGTTGCTGCGAATGAACTTGCTAATATCTTATTATCTTTAGGGGAAATATTAGGTATTTTGGATAAAGACGTTGAGCTTTTTTTCAAAGGTGATAATCAAGAAAATGATGCCATTGAGTTATTAATTGCAGAGCGAATTCAAGCTCGTGCAGAGAAAAATTGGGCTAAGGCCGATCAGATCCGCACGCAATTAACGGAAATGGGCATAGCCATAGAAGATTCAGAGAAAGGTTCAACGTGGCGCAAACTATGA
- a CDS encoding peptidylprolyl isomerase produces the protein MIILHTNLGDIHLELYPEKAPKTVQNFMQYAKDGFYNKTIFHRVIKGFMIQGGGFATDLDEKSPQNGKISNEAKNGLSNQKGSIAMARTSEPHSAQSQFFINLANNEFLDHKSESMEGWGYCVFGKVTQGMDIVELIGKAKTGSRGYHDDVPLEEITIDSVEVLDAQ, from the coding sequence ATGATTATACTCCATACCAATTTAGGAGACATCCACCTAGAATTGTATCCTGAAAAAGCACCCAAAACAGTGCAAAACTTTATGCAGTATGCCAAAGATGGTTTTTATAATAAAACTATTTTTCATCGTGTCATCAAAGGATTTATGATCCAAGGTGGCGGCTTTGCCACTGATTTAGATGAAAAGTCACCCCAAAATGGCAAAATTAGCAATGAAGCGAAAAATGGCCTCAGCAACCAAAAAGGTAGCATTGCCATGGCACGAACCAGTGAGCCACATTCAGCACAATCACAATTCTTTATCAATCTCGCTAATAATGAATTTTTAGATCACAAATCTGAGTCTATGGAAGGCTGGGGCTATTGCGTTTTTGGTAAAGTAACTCAGGGTATGGACATTGTAGAACTGATTGGCAAAGCTAAAACCGGCAGCCGTGGTTATCATGATGATGTTCCGCTAGAAGAAATCACCATCGATTCGGTTGAAGTGCTTGACGCTCAGTAA